The candidate division TA06 bacterium genome has a window encoding:
- a CDS encoding 2-oxoacid:acceptor oxidoreductase family protein gives MKERYEIRLSGSGGQGMITAGIILAEAAGVYDGKKVIQSQSYGPEARGGASKAEVIISSQDIYFPKATAIDILLAMTQEAWESYSKDLNSDAIAIIDSFYVKECDFKQAYCLPLTQKAREEVGIEMVANVIALGAIAELTGVVTKESLEKSLLSRVPKGTEEKNKKALEIGYRLAREAKK, from the coding sequence ATGAAAGAAAGATACGAGATCAGGCTTTCCGGCTCCGGCGGCCAGGGGATGATCACTGCCGGGATAATACTGGCCGAGGCGGCCGGGGTCTACGACGGCAAGAAGGTCATCCAGTCCCAAAGCTACGGCCCCGAGGCCCGGGGCGGGGCCAGCAAGGCCGAGGTCATCATCTCCAGCCAGGACATCTATTTCCCCAAGGCCACCGCCATCGACATCCTGCTGGCCATGACCCAGGAGGCCTGGGAATCATACAGCAAGGACCTGAACTCCGACGCCATCGCCATCATCGATTCCTTCTACGTCAAGGAATGTGATTTCAAGCAGGCCTACTGCCTGCCCCTGACCCAGAAGGCCCGGGAAGAGGTGGGGATCGAGATGGTGGCCAACGTCATCGCCCTGGGGGCCATCGCCGAACTGACCGGGGTGGTGACCAAGGAGTCCCTGGAGAAGTCCCTTTTATCAAGGGTCCCCAAGGGCACGGAAGAGAAGAACAAGAAAGCGCTGGAGATCGGCTACCGTCTGGCCCGGGAAGCCAAAAAATGA
- the ndk gene encoding nucleoside-diphosphate kinase: MTGHNHQHNLQRTLLIIKPDAVRRGLIGEILHRVELDGFDIIAMKMTRLTERQARGFYVMHKKKPFYQPLCKFMTSGRLVLCVVEREEAIESLRQLVGKTNPKLAAFGSIRHDYATDIRQNCVHASDTPENAAREVKYFFKPSAVSQIKHGLKKIYRLPFVKR; encoded by the coding sequence ATGACGGGACACAATCACCAGCACAACCTGCAGCGGACCCTGCTGATAATCAAGCCGGACGCGGTGCGCCGGGGGCTGATCGGAGAGATCCTGCACCGGGTGGAACTGGACGGCTTCGACATCATAGCCATGAAGATGACCCGCCTGACGGAACGCCAGGCCCGGGGCTTCTACGTAATGCACAAGAAAAAGCCATTCTACCAGCCGCTTTGCAAGTTCATGACCAGCGGGCGCCTGGTGCTGTGCGTGGTGGAAAGGGAGGAGGCCATCGAGTCCCTGCGCCAGCTGGTGGGCAAGACCAACCCCAAGCTGGCGGCCTTTGGCTCCATCCGCCACGATTACGCCACCGACATCCGGCAGAACTGCGTCCACGCCTCCGACACCCCGGAGAACGCGGCCCGGGAGGTGAAATATTTCTTCAAGCCCTCGGCCGTTTCCCAGATAAAGCACGGACTGAAGAAGATCTACCGCCTGCCCTTCGTTAAAAGATAG
- a CDS encoding acetate kinase has product MILSLNCGSSSVKYQLYNWTSQEIMAKGLVERVTFEGSVIVHEVPGREPLKLQKECPDHQVAIQMILETLLHENHPVISDVSQISGVGHRVVHGGEHFAKSTLINDDVIAAFEELSSLAPLHNPPNVLGIKAAQAIMPDAPHVAVLDTAFHQTMPRTSYIYPVPYEWYEKYGVRRYGFHGTSHLYVARRAAVMLKKDPFKVNLITCHLGNGVSLSAIKNGCSFDTSLGLTTMEGLVMGTRSGDVDPGLMPFMCAKENKTAREIESIYLKKSGVLGISGKYTDRRDIEDAMKAGDERAKLAFDIEAYRLKKYIGSYYAALGHLDAVVFTGGAGEMGPLLREAAMTGMEELGMVLDPDLNKKAKSRNHEFEISAKESRIKLFVIPTDEELVFTEDVVATIEGRYDVHTKFKYGFEDQSYVNKMRDESYQRELDKKKKG; this is encoded by the coding sequence ATCATTCTTTCTTTGAACTGCGGAAGTTCCTCGGTAAAATACCAGCTCTACAACTGGACCAGCCAGGAGATAATGGCCAAGGGCCTGGTGGAACGCGTCACCTTTGAGGGTTCGGTGATTGTTCACGAAGTTCCCGGCCGCGAGCCTTTGAAGCTGCAAAAGGAATGCCCCGATCATCAGGTGGCCATACAGATGATCCTGGAAACATTGCTGCATGAAAATCACCCGGTGATCTCGGACGTCAGCCAGATAAGCGGGGTGGGCCACCGGGTGGTCCACGGCGGCGAGCATTTCGCCAAATCAACTTTGATCAACGATGATGTGATAGCCGCCTTTGAGGAGTTGTCCTCGCTGGCCCCGCTCCACAACCCGCCCAACGTGCTGGGGATCAAGGCAGCTCAGGCTATCATGCCCGACGCGCCCCATGTGGCGGTGCTGGACACGGCCTTCCACCAGACCATGCCCAGGACATCCTACATCTATCCCGTGCCCTACGAGTGGTACGAGAAATATGGGGTGCGGCGCTACGGATTCCACGGCACCTCCCACCTTTACGTGGCCCGGCGGGCCGCGGTGATGCTGAAAAAGGACCCCTTTAAGGTCAATCTGATCACCTGTCATCTGGGCAACGGGGTCAGCCTCAGCGCCATCAAGAACGGCTGTTCCTTTGATACCAGTTTAGGGCTGACCACCATGGAGGGGCTGGTGATGGGCACCCGTTCGGGCGATGTGGATCCGGGCCTGATGCCCTTCATGTGCGCCAAGGAGAACAAGACCGCCCGGGAGATAGAATCCATCTACCTGAAAAAGAGCGGAGTGCTGGGCATCTCAGGGAAATATACCGACCGCCGGGACATAGAAGACGCCATGAAAGCGGGCGACGAGCGAGCCAAGCTGGCCTTCGACATTGAGGCCTATCGCCTAAAAAAATACATCGGTTCCTACTACGCCGCCCTGGGGCACCTGGATGCCGTGGTCTTCACCGGCGGGGCCGGCGAGATGGGCCCTCTGCTTCGGGAGGCGGCCATGACCGGGATGGAGGAACTGGGAATGGTGCTGGATCCGGATCTCAACAAGAAGGCCAAGAGCCGCAACCATGAATTCGAGATCTCGGCCAAGGAATCCCGGATCAAGCTTTTCGTCATCCCCACCGACGAGGAACTGGTATTCACCGAGGACGTGGTGGCCACCATCGAAGGCCGTTACGACGTGCATACCAAATTCAAATATGGCTTTGAGGATCAAAGCTACGTCAACAAAATGAGGGACGAGTCCTACCAGCGGGAACTTGATAAAAAGAAAAAGGGCTGA
- a CDS encoding DUF177 domain-containing protein has translation MKLKLRQLQDGRHQYNISLSEPASDLLDFSPVQGSLTVLKSGVTLHVTGCLDYTARQHCSLCLKSFEARGQAEIDLFYRPQTREDLAGGKELELKPDELDMVLYQGQEIDLWPELREALLLSLPAKPVCREDCRGLCPQCGKKLGDKPCGCTKKEVDPRWEKLLKLKKEK, from the coding sequence ATGAAGCTTAAACTTCGCCAGCTGCAGGACGGGCGTCATCAGTACAACATCAGCTTAAGCGAGCCGGCCTCCGATCTGCTGGATTTTTCCCCGGTCCAGGGCAGCCTGACCGTGCTCAAAAGCGGCGTTACCCTCCATGTCACCGGATGCCTGGATTACACAGCCCGCCAGCACTGCAGCCTTTGCCTGAAGAGCTTTGAGGCCCGGGGCCAGGCGGAGATTGACCTGTTCTACCGTCCCCAGACCCGGGAGGACCTGGCCGGGGGCAAGGAACTGGAACTGAAGCCCGACGAGCTGGACATGGTGCTTTACCAGGGACAAGAGATAGATCTTTGGCCCGAGCTGCGGGAGGCCCTGTTGCTTTCCCTGCCGGCCAAGCCGGTCTGCCGGGAGGACTGCCGGGGACTCTGCCCCCAATGCGGAAAAAAGCTGGGCGACAAACCCTGCGGCTGCACTAAAAAAGAGGTGGACCCCCGGTGGGAAAAACTGCTGAAACTGAAAAAGGAAAAATAA